AGCCTGGGCAAATACCAGTTACGGTCCGCGTGGCCTTGAGCTACTGCGCCAGGGTACGAGCCCGAAAGACGCGATCGATGCGCTGATCGGTGAAGACGACGGGCGAACGCGCCGCCAAATCGGGATCGTCGACGCGAGTGGAAAATCGGCGACGTACACCGGTGAAGCGTGCACGGAGTGGGCCGGCGGAAAATGCGGCGACGGTTTTGCTGCGCAGGGAAATATTTTGGCCGGACCCGCCGTCGTCGACGGACTCGTCACGGGATTTCAGCAGACGCAAGGCACGCTTGCTGGACGTTTACTTGCGGCGCTTCGGACTGCGCAACGCGCCGGTGGCGACAAACGCGGCCAGCAAAGCGCAGCGCTCGTGATCGTCAAGCCTCGCGGTGGCTACGGCGGCTACAACGACCGCTACATCGACTTGCGCGTCGATGACGCAACCGAACCGATCGAGCAGCTGGCGCATCTGCTCGATCTGCACATGCTCTACTTCGCGCCGCCCAAACCTGAAGATATCGTCAAGATCGACGACTCGATCGGTGCGGAGCTCGTCGGATTTTTGGTAGCGCTCGATGCGCTACCAAAAGGCCATCCTAAGTTCGACAAAGCTGCGTTCGCCGCGTTCGAGCACGTGATGGGCGTCGAGAATCTCGAAGAGCGCCTTCGCACCGACGGCACGGTCGATCGCCAAACGCTCGAATACTTTCGCGAGAAGCTCGGCCGCCGCTAGGTCATAGCGTGTTCGATCGCTTCGTAAAGTCGTTCGGACTCGAAGGGCTTGTTGACGACATCCTTTACGCCCATGCGCAGGAGCTCGTCGAGAATGCGCTTTTCCGTTTCTGACGTGACGACGACAATACGAGCCGAAGGGTCGATCTTCAGTAAGACCTGAACGACGCCCATCCCGGACAGCTGATCCATGTGGATGTCGAGCGTGACGAGGTCGGGGCGTTGGGCGTGATAGAGCTTGACCGCTGCTTCGCCGTTCGGAGCTTCGGTGCACAAATAGCCCTGCTTGCTGAGGAGCTTCTGGAGCAGCAAACGCGTCGTACTGGCATCGTCGATAATGAGGACACGTTTGACGCCCGAGGATTCGGTCACGAACGCCCCGCTTTTAAGATTGCTAGCAACGCATCAAGTCCGAGGACGTACGAGTTCGTTCCGAAGCCGTGGATCACTCCGCGCGCCGCCTCGCCCGTAAGCGATTTGATACCGCGCTTGTCAATGTTCGTTATGTGGCATTCGACGTACGGGATGGGGATTGCGTTCAAGCAGTCGCGCAGGGCATATCCTGCAAACAAAAACGCGGCCGGGTTCATCAAGAGGCCGTCCGCACCGTCTTCGACGGCTTGGTAGATCCGGCCGATCGCCTCGCCTTCGATGTGCGTGTAAAAGATTTCGAGAGTGCAATCGTTGCGCCGAGCATGCTCGTGGAGGATCGCGTCGAGCTCGGCGGCGGTCGTCGTTCCGTAGATTTCGGGCTGGCGTTTGCCCAAGTAGGACAAGTTGGGGCCCTGGACGAGCAAGATCGTGAATCCCATTAGCCCTCAGATTTGCGAATGTCCGAAAGGCCGCCCTGCCGCTAACGAAAAGTCGAATGCCCCGGCGCGCGGCGACGGATATGCTAATTCGATGGACGCACCGGTCCTCAACGATTCCGACGATGCGATCGTCACCTTTGCTCGGCACCTGACGGAGCCGGGCGCAGATTTGGAATTGAGGCTCTCGGAAACCGAGGGTGATTCCCGGGAACGCGCCTTGCGCGGCGCGCTCAACGCGGCAGCTGAACGCATCACCAAGGACCTTCGCGAACTCGCGCTGATCGCCAATGCGTCCTCGACGAAAATCGCGCAAAACAGCTTCTTTCTGGATCGCATCGGAAAGACGGCGGCTAAGGAGGCCGATCTCGTCGACAACGCGATTGCCGGCCTAGGCAAGACGGTCGATCACATGCGTGAAGTGGTGCTCGGGGCGCAGCGTTCCCTTATCGTCTCGCTCGAGACTGCGAGTACGTCGGGCTCGACGGCTGCGACTGCGCGCCAAGTCGTCTGCGACGTCATCGACATGTGCATGCGAGTCGAGCGACTGCACGAAATGTTTTTCGAGCTGCAGACGAATGCCGAAGCATCGCGGGCGCTGCGTCTCGCGACGCGCGAAGCGCTCGATATCGCAAAAGCCGTTCGCGTTTCATCGCAGCGCATTGAAGAAGCGCTCACCGACGTAGCGATCGCCACGAGGGTCACGCATGACCAGATGGCGTCCATCGAAGTGTCGACCGCCGAGCAAACGAAGCATCTGGAAGCCCTCGTATCTGATGCCCGCGCGGTCGCCGGTGCCGCGACGTCAACACTTCGAATGGCCGCGGATGCCAAAGACCTACACATCGGGGATCTCAATTCGAAGCTCCACGAGGTCGTCGGAAGATATCGTCTCGGGACTTTTGTCGACCATGCGCTCGATCTCGCTGAAGGGACGGCGCGTGAACTCGAGGCAATTCTCGAGGAAGGTCTGAAGCGCGGAGTATATCAGCTGAGCGAACTGCTTGCGCCTGCATATCACGAATTGCGCGGTGCCGAAGTCGTCAGTCTTGCACGCCTGTTCGACATCGGCCCCACCTCGTCGGCATTTGAACCGCCGAAGTACGGCAGCACCTACGATGCAAAGATCGACGAGGGACTCTGCGATCTTCTGGATCGCAACGCCGACCGAAATCCGATCCTAACTGGGATGTGTGTTCTCGACAACAATGCATTTCATGTCGGCTACTCTCGCGCGGGACGCGCGGCACTCACAGGAAGCCGAATCGTCGATCGAGCCAACAATCGCATCAAACGCATATTCGACGATCGTACTGCACTGCGTTGCGCCCGCGTCGGATTGCCCGAACACGAGGGGCCGTCGGCGCTGCTCGATTCACGTATTCTGGAACTAAGCGAGAACAGACGCTCGGCGACGGCCCGCAGACCATATCTCTTGCAGTCCTATGCGCGCGACACCGGCGAAGTGTTCAATGACCTTTCGGTCGCCCTCTATGTGCAAGACAGACACTACGGCGCACTCTCCATCGCATATCACGCGCACGTCGTCTGAGGCAACAAAGCCGCTTCGCGAGCGAATCGCTTTCCTCCGTGGCATCGTCAGTGATGTCTTGCGCAGGCATGCATCGCCGGGCACGCTGGAGCTCGTCGAGCGAATTCGCTCCTTAACCGCGCAGCGCCGAGCGGCGCAGTCGGACGCGCTGGATACGCAGATCGGTGCGCTGATCGACGGCCTCGAGCAGCGGCAAGCCGTCGAAGTGATACGCGCCTTCGCGCTTTACTTCTGGATGGTCAACCTGGCCGAGCAGTTGCACCGCGAGCGACGCCGGCGCGAACGTCTCATCGGCGGCGAGGAACCACTTTCGTCCTCGTTGGATGCACTCGAGATCGACGACGCCGGCGACTTCTGCGAGCGTGTCGCCAAGCTGGAGATCTGTCTCGTTTTCACGGCGCACCCGACCGAGGTGCAACGAAGAACGACGATCGAGAAAATTGGGATCATCGGGCGGCTCCTGCGTGAACTGGACGAGCGCATTCAAACTCCGGATGAGCGCGCGGCGATCGAATCGGAGCTGCGCGCGCAGATATACCTCTTGTGGCAGAGCAACGAACTCTATCTTACGCCGCCGACCGTTCAAGACGAAATTCGTAATTTGATCTTGTGGTTCAGGGAGACCATCGTCGACGAGGTTGCCGCTTTCTACGATCGACTCGAAGCTCGTCTCGGCGATCGCGAGAGATTCGGAGCGATCTTTCGATTTGGCTCTTGGGTCGGCAGTGACCGCGACGGCAATCCGAACGTCACGGCAGAGACGATTTTCACCGCCGCCGCAGAGATGCGCCGTTTCATTTTGCAAAACTACCTGACGGACGTCGAGCAATTACAGGTGCGGCTCTCGCAGGATGTGATTCGAGGGACCGTTGACGAGGAGCTGCTGCGTTCGCTCGCCGCTGAGGAGATTCTCCTACATGACGTTCGCTACACCGTCGGACCGCGTCAATCGGCGGAACCGTACCGGCGAAAGCTCGCATACGTGCATCGCCGGTTGCGCATGGCGATTGAGGACGCGCCGGTCGGGTACCCGAACGCCGAAGCATTGCTTACCGACCTTCGTCTGATCGAGCGAAGCGTCACCCTCAATAGCGGATCGACCGTCGCTGCACCAGTCGTACGACTGATCCGCAAGGTGGAAACGTTCGGTTTTCACTTATGCTCGCTCGAGTGGCGAGATCATCGCGCGCAGATCGCTCGAAAATCTGCGGACACGGTCGTGTCGCTGGCCGCAATCGGCGAGCTTCGCCGCAAGCGCGGAGCACAAACTGCAAGTGCGTTGATCGTTTCCGGCACCGAGAAGGCTGCCGACGTGCTGCTGTTGCTCGAGCTTGCGCGAGAAGCGGGGACGCTGACTGCGGGTCCGATGCGAATCGTCCCGCTCTTCGAAGACATCGAATCGCTACGGAACGCTGCGGACGTCTGTGCCGAACTGTTGGACGATCCGGCGTTTCGTGAGAACGTCGATGCCTGCGGCGTCTTCGAAATCATGCTCGGCTATTCGGATTCGAACAAAGCCGGCGGGATCGTCACCAGCTCGTGGGAGGCCTATTGTGCTCAGCTCGCGATCGCTCGGGTTGCACGCGCGAAGGGCGTACAGCCTCGATTCTTTCACGGTCGTGGCGGTTCGCCCGGAAGAGGCGCCGTCGATCCGCGCCAGGCCGTTCGCGTGCAGCCTTACGAGGCGCGAAACGGCGCGTTCAAGGTCACTGAACAGGGGGAGGTAATCGCGTCGCGTTACGGGCTCCCCTCGTTAGCCCGGCGTACGCTCGAACTTTGGTTCGATGCCTTATACGAAAGCGCGAAGGAATCGGATGAAGAGATTCCCGCGTCGTGGAATGCCGCGCTCGATCTGCTATCACAGCGCGCGCACGACGCTTACACGGAGCTGATCGGTTCCCCGGGGTTTGTCGGCTTTTTCGAGCAGTGCACGCCCGTCGAAGAGATTGCAGCGATGCAAATCAGCTCGCGTCCTTCACGCCGCGCCGGAGCCCGCTCTCTGGCCGATTTGCGGGCGATTCCCTGGAGCTTTGCGTGGACGCAGGCGCGCGCCGTCGTTCCGGGTTGGTATGGCCTCGGCTCGGCGATGCGCAGTGCGGACTTTACTCTTTTGCGCGACATGTTCGAGGGCTTCCCGTTCTTTCGCATTCTCATCACGAACGTCGAGCGCACCCTTGCGACAGTCGATCTCGCGATCTTTCAACTATATTCCGAGGCGCTGGTCCATGACCCCGAAGCGCGTCAAAGGTTCCGCACCGTCATCGCCGAGGAGTATTACCGCACCGTCGAAGCCGTGCTGCGAATCAACGGGAGAAGCGAACTACTCGCAGGGGATCAGCTTGCACAAAGCATCGCGCTTCGAAATCCATATGTCGATCCGATATCCTTCTTGCAAGTGCGTTTGCTTCGCGACTATCGGAAAGACCCGGACTCGAGCATCTTGGATGCAATTCGGCTCTCCATAAACGGAATCGCGTCGGGCCTGCGCGTATCAGGATGAGCGATGCCCACCCAAACGGATCAGCTCTTTGCCAACGCGCGCGCGCATGAAGCGCACTTCAAAGGCCCGCGTGCGGTCGTGCCGGCTCGGCATGTTGCGATCGTAACCTGCATGGATTCGCGCATCGACTCGTTCGCGATTTTCGGACTCGATTCGGGTGAGGCGCACATCCTGCGCAATGCCGGCGGCATCGTCACCGAGGACGTGCTCCGCTCGCTGGTTCTCTCGCAAACCTTGCTTCAGACACGCGAGATCATTCTGATGCACCACACCGATTGCGGAATGAAGTTCAGCGATGTCGACGAGGCTGTTCGGAGCGCGATCCGGGCTGTGCGTGAATACCCGTCCCTGCCGCATCGCGACAACGTTCGCGGCTTCGTTTACGAGGTCGAACACGGGCGCGTTCGCGAAGTTACGTAGATGGATATCGTGGATGATCCCGGCACGCTTCGAGACGTCTACCCGATGCCGAGCGAGCGGGTCGCGAACAAAGTCCTTCCGCGGCTTGGCCTGTACATGCGTGAGTTTATCGAGCTCTCGCCCTTCGTCATCGTCGCCACGTCCGGCGAGGCCGGGAAGATCGATGCGTCACCGCGCGGCGATGCTCCGGGATTCGTACGCGTCGTGGATGAGCAAACGTTGCACGTGCCCGATCGTCCCGGCAACAACCGGCTCGATTCGTCGCACAATCTGCTCAGCGACTCACACGTTGGCATGATATTCTTCGTGCCCGGCGTCAACGAGTCGCTTCGCATAAACGGGCATGCGTCGATTACGTTCGATCAAGCGTTGTGCGATGCGAACGCAGCCGGCGGCAAGCCTGCGCGCGCCGTATGGGTGATCGCGATCGACGAGGCTTTCTTTCATTGTGGCAAGGCGCTGATTCGATCCGATCTCTGGAATCCGCAGAAGCGTGTCGAGCGAACAGCGTTTCCAACCTATGGAAAGATTTGCGCCGATCAGTTTGGCGGACAAACCAAAGAAGAATACGATAAGTCTTTTGAAGAAGGCTATCGCACGAGGTTGTATTAGCATGCTCGAACTGCGGCGGTAATCTTTCGCCGCGTCCCATTCGTCCTGCGGCGAAGCTCATCAAGCATCCGCCGCGGACAACGCGAGTTTTCAAACCCGAAGGCTGCCACTAGGTTCTTTGGCCGCGCGCGGCGCATCATTACTCGCACGGCATGCTTCTCTTACGGCTTTTCTTTATAGCTGTTGTATTTTCGCTCGCATGCCGGACTGCGTCTGCCGATCCTGTCGACACTTCAATTGGTTTGACGGTGGATGCCCTTAGCGCAAGTCACGCATTACAAGGAAGTGTTGAACACTTCGATATTCCCTTTCCGTTGATTCTCGCGGATGCGCGCTATAAGCAGATCGAAGTCCAGGCGCAAACGTTACCGGTATTGCCGATTTCCCTCGGGGGAGGCTCCCAACTCACGCAGCTCGGAATCCTATTGGCGGAAGGCCGGTATTATATCTCCCCGCACGTAATGGTCGGCGCAGGGACAACGTTGCTCAATCAGGTCTCGAAATTTTCGCCGACCGTGTTTCCCTATCCGGGATTCGCGACGTTCAGCGACACGACGACCGAGCGTTCCAAAGTCGCCGGCATGCGATTTACGGCCGGCTACATCGACCGTCGCACCGGACTCTCACTAGTCGCCGCAGTTGCGCCGAAAATGCACGGCCTCGTCCACGATGAGTGCTACGAGACGAGCAATGCCGGTTTCCCAACTGTGCCATGCTTTCTATCCGGCAACGCGACGTTCGGAACTGACGAACACGAGACGGCCTCGGAGATCGATCTGACGCTACAGGTGTGGCGCCTCTCGGACGGCACGCGGAATGGATATACGGTTGGCGGTACCTGAATTTTGTCGGCTCGATTTACTATCCGACGCACCTTGATACCGATCAGAATCTCGGGACCGGACCCTCAGTTGGCATCCGCTGGCATCTGTAGCGCGCTTTACGCGCGAGCCTGAGCCGGCAGACGTATCGGGAGATTCAGTAACGCGGCGCCGAAGCTCACCATGATCTCGAGCGCCCACATCGGCGCGTACGATCCTGTAAACTCGTACGAGAGACCGCCGCCCCATGCGCCGAGAAACGCTCCGACTTGATGGCTGAGAAAACAGACGCCAAAGAGCACGCCTAAGTTCCCGGTCCCGAAGAACCGCATGATGACGGCGTTCGTCAACGGTACCGTCCCGAGCCACGTCAGTCCCATGAGTACTGCGAAGGTCATTGTCGCCAAAATCGTTGGCGGAAAGATCGCAAAGGCGAGAATCGCCATCGCTCGCGTCGCGTACAACGTTACGAGTAGATACTGTGGCGGATAGCGATCGACGAGGCTTCCGAAGACATAGCTTCCGGCCACGTTGCACAAACCGATCGTGGCGAGCGCCATAGCGCTTACGTTCATGCCGATGTGACAGATGCTCAAATACGTCGGAAGATGCACGCCGATAAACGCGAGGTTGAATCCGCACGCGAAGAAGCCGGTAGTCAAGAACAAGTAGCCGGGTTCGCGGCTCGCGTCGACGATTGCGCGCCAGGATGGTGCCGCGGGAACGGTTTGCAGTGATTGAGATGCGGTCCGCCTGCGTGAAATGATGAATCCGAACGGAGCGGCGGCGATCGCGACTGCCATTGCGCGGCGAGCCGGCGTTGCCGCCTTACTTACTGCGGAAATCACGACCGCAAACGTCATCCCCGCTTGACCGAGGCCAACCAAGATGCCAAATCCGCCGATCAACATCACGCCGTTGGGATAGAGCGCGGTTCCGGCGACGCCGAGAACGACCCCCGGACCGTAACGATCGCTGAGGCCGCCGGCGAGAGGCTGAGCAATTCCCCACGTCAGATTCTGAATTGCGAGCGCGAACGAAATCTCACCGATGGTTGCGATCTGATGTGCTTCCACAGGATGGACGAACAAACCGAAGGTTTGCCGTATGCCCATCGCGGTCGAAATGATCAGAATGCCGGCACCGACCGCGATAGCGAGACTCACGCCTTCGCTCTTCATCCCTCTAGCATCCGTACGATGACGCGTTTTGCGGCGCGGACCGGTTCGAGAGAACAGCGTTTCGTCGCGGACGCGAGCGCGCCGTCAAAGACAACGTCAATTTCCTCGGCAACTGATTCGGGATGCCGGACGCCGGCCTCGCGTAAGCGGGCCTCAAACCATTTGCGGCGCTTGAAGATCCGGCGCTCGATCAAGTGCCGTGCGGGATGCCGGCGATCCGTCAGATCGGCGTTGTAGATAATATATGGACAGCCGCGATACTCCGAATCTTTGAGGTAAGCCGTCAGCGTGTCGAATGCGCCGGAGATTCTCTTCAGCGGATCGCCCTCTTCGGGAAACAACACGATCGGCGCGCTGCGCAGCGCCTCCTCGATGAGCTTCTCTTTCGAGGTGAAGTGATGGTAGAGCGTCCGCTTCGTGACACCGGCTTCGCCGGCGACACGAGACCGCCGCGTCTTTCCCAAAGCGAAGGAGGACGACTCAAAAGTCCGGTAAGTGCGACACGTGATGCATCTGCAGCGCGACGCCAATCATCTCGACGAGCTCGAATCGGCGTCCATCTACATATTACGCGAGGCTTATCGCTGCGTCGCACCGTTGTGCATGCTGTGGTCGATGGGGAAGGACAGCACCGCGCTCCTGTGGCTAGCGCGGAAAGCGTTTTTCGGTACGGTCCCCTTTCCGGTTGTTTTGCTGGACACGGAGATGGAACTGCCCGAGGTCTACGCTTTTCGCGATCGCATTGCGCGCGAGTGGAACCTGGACGTGCGCAACGAGCCGTGTCCTCCGGAATCCGAGACGGATCCGGACCTCGCGCCCGCTTCGCGCGCGGCTGCGCGCAAGACTGAAGGACTCAAACGTCTCTTGCAGCGCGATCAATACGCCGGTGTCATTGTTGGGATTCGGCGCGACGAACAAGCGACTCGAGCCAAAGAGCGCGTGTTTAGTCCGCGCTCGTTGAGCGGCGATTGGGATGTGCGCGGACAACCCGCGGAATTTTGGGGACGCTACGCGACCGACGTTCCGCGCGGCATGCACGTTCGGATTCATCCGCTCTTAGCCTGGACGGAAGTCGACGTCTGGCGCTATACGCAACGCGAAGGCATTCCGTTTGTCGATCTTTACTTAGCCCGGAACGGTGAGCGTTACCGTTCGCTGGGTGAGAAGAACATCACGCGTCCGATTCGCAGCGACGCTTCCAGCATCGACGATATCATCGCTGAGCTAGAGACGACGAAAACTCCCGAGCGCGCGGGCCGCACGATGGATCACGATAGCGAGGATTCATTCGAGCGGCTGCGGTCGTCGGGTTACATGTGATGAGCGAACGCTCGCCGGCGATCGTCGTCGTCGGTCATGTCGATCATGGGAAATCGACGTTGATCGGGCGCATGCTGCACGAGACCGGGAGTCTTCCTGAAGGAAAGCTGGCCGAGCTGGAAGCCTCGAGCAAACGGC
This genomic stretch from Candidatus Baltobacteraceae bacterium harbors:
- a CDS encoding helix-turn-helix domain-containing protein, whose protein sequence is MGKTRRSRVAGEAGVTKRTLYHHFTSKEKLIEEALRSAPIVLFPEEGDPLKRISGAFDTLTAYLKDSEYRGCPYIIYNADLTDRRHPARHLIERRIFKRRKWFEARLREAGVRHPESVAEEIDVVFDGALASATKRCSLEPVRAAKRVIVRMLEG
- the cysD gene encoding sulfate adenylyltransferase subunit CysD, which translates into the protein MRHVMHLQRDANHLDELESASIYILREAYRCVAPLCMLWSMGKDSTALLWLARKAFFGTVPFPVVLLDTEMELPEVYAFRDRIAREWNLDVRNEPCPPESETDPDLAPASRAAARKTEGLKRLLQRDQYAGVIVGIRRDEQATRAKERVFSPRSLSGDWDVRGQPAEFWGRYATDVPRGMHVRIHPLLAWTEVDVWRYTQREGIPFVDLYLARNGERYRSLGEKNITRPIRSDASSIDDIIAELETTKTPERAGRTMDHDSEDSFERLRSSGYM
- a CDS encoding phosphoenolpyruvate carboxylase, with amino-acid sequence MCKTDTTAHSPSHITRTSSEATKPLRERIAFLRGIVSDVLRRHASPGTLELVERIRSLTAQRRAAQSDALDTQIGALIDGLEQRQAVEVIRAFALYFWMVNLAEQLHRERRRRERLIGGEEPLSSSLDALEIDDAGDFCERVAKLEICLVFTAHPTEVQRRTTIEKIGIIGRLLRELDERIQTPDERAAIESELRAQIYLLWQSNELYLTPPTVQDEIRNLILWFRETIVDEVAAFYDRLEARLGDRERFGAIFRFGSWVGSDRDGNPNVTAETIFTAAAEMRRFILQNYLTDVEQLQVRLSQDVIRGTVDEELLRSLAAEEILLHDVRYTVGPRQSAEPYRRKLAYVHRRLRMAIEDAPVGYPNAEALLTDLRLIERSVTLNSGSTVAAPVVRLIRKVETFGFHLCSLEWRDHRAQIARKSADTVVSLAAIGELRRKRGAQTASALIVSGTEKAADVLLLLELAREAGTLTAGPMRIVPLFEDIESLRNAADVCAELLDDPAFRENVDACGVFEIMLGYSDSNKAGGIVTSSWEAYCAQLAIARVARAKGVQPRFFHGRGGSPGRGAVDPRQAVRVQPYEARNGAFKVTEQGEVIASRYGLPSLARRTLELWFDALYESAKESDEEIPASWNAALDLLSQRAHDAYTELIGSPGFVGFFEQCTPVEEIAAMQISSRPSRRAGARSLADLRAIPWSFAWTQARAVVPGWYGLGSAMRSADFTLLRDMFEGFPFFRILITNVERTLATVDLAIFQLYSEALVHDPEARQRFRTVIAEEYYRTVEAVLRINGRSELLAGDQLAQSIALRNPYVDPISFLQVRLLRDYRKDPDSSILDAIRLSINGIASGLRVSG
- a CDS encoding pyridoxamine 5'-phosphate oxidase family protein; amino-acid sequence: MDIVDDPGTLRDVYPMPSERVANKVLPRLGLYMREFIELSPFVIVATSGEAGKIDASPRGDAPGFVRVVDEQTLHVPDRPGNNRLDSSHNLLSDSHVGMIFFVPGVNESLRINGHASITFDQALCDANAAGGKPARAVWVIAIDEAFFHCGKALIRSDLWNPQKRVERTAFPTYGKICADQFGGQTKEEYDKSFEEGYRTRLY
- a CDS encoding DUF1028 domain-containing protein codes for the protein MAVDLAEGELGVAVQSKFLAVGAAVPWLEAGVGAVATQAWANTSYGPRGLELLRQGTSPKDAIDALIGEDDGRTRRQIGIVDASGKSATYTGEACTEWAGGKCGDGFAAQGNILAGPAVVDGLVTGFQQTQGTLAGRLLAALRTAQRAGGDKRGQQSAALVIVKPRGGYGGYNDRYIDLRVDDATEPIEQLAHLLDLHMLYFAPPKPEDIVKIDDSIGAELVGFLVALDALPKGHPKFDKAAFAAFEHVMGVENLEERLRTDGTVDRQTLEYFREKLGRR
- a CDS encoding response regulator; protein product: MTESSGVKRVLIIDDASTTRLLLQKLLSKQGYLCTEAPNGEAAVKLYHAQRPDLVTLDIHMDQLSGMGVVQVLLKIDPSARIVVVTSETEKRILDELLRMGVKDVVNKPFESERLYEAIEHAMT
- a CDS encoding MFS transporter encodes the protein MSLAIAVGAGILIISTAMGIRQTFGLFVHPVEAHQIATIGEISFALAIQNLTWGIAQPLAGGLSDRYGPGVVLGVAGTALYPNGVMLIGGFGILVGLGQAGMTFAVVISAVSKAATPARRAMAVAIAAAPFGFIISRRRTASQSLQTVPAAPSWRAIVDASREPGYLFLTTGFFACGFNLAFIGVHLPTYLSICHIGMNVSAMALATIGLCNVAGSYVFGSLVDRYPPQYLLVTLYATRAMAILAFAIFPPTILATMTFAVLMGLTWLGTVPLTNAVIMRFFGTGNLGVLFGVCFLSHQVGAFLGAWGGGLSYEFTGSYAPMWALEIMVSFGAALLNLPIRLPAQARA
- a CDS encoding type II 3-dehydroquinate dehydratase gives rise to the protein MGFTILLVQGPNLSYLGKRQPEIYGTTTAAELDAILHEHARRNDCTLEIFYTHIEGEAIGRIYQAVEDGADGLLMNPAAFLFAGYALRDCLNAIPIPYVECHITNIDKRGIKSLTGEAARGVIHGFGTNSYVLGLDALLAILKAGRS
- a CDS encoding carbonic anhydrase, giving the protein MPTQTDQLFANARAHEAHFKGPRAVVPARHVAIVTCMDSRIDSFAIFGLDSGEAHILRNAGGIVTEDVLRSLVLSQTLLQTREIILMHHTDCGMKFSDVDEAVRSAIRAVREYPSLPHRDNVRGFVYEVEHGRVREVT